The genomic segment tgtagctgagataggctccagcgccccccgcgaccccgaagggaataagcggtagaaaatggatggatggatatatatatatatatatatattacaaattgtaatattatgtttatcttacctaaaaataaatatatttattaatttaaaaaattaaaaaataaatacatttttactatattttgctaaaaacatcaaaattaattgtattttttttgtattttttctgactcctcattacatccagccatagaattaaaataaacgtatttgaaataataaattttatattatcataacaatattatgaccatatttaattattaaaataattgcttgtttatcaacaactttagcattttattcattacattttgaagctctcagaagccaagttatgttatattccttaagatttatttatgcaagtttgaagtatcaattatccaaacacagttttgtttgcatattttcaggatttagatatatatatatatatatatatatatatatatatatatatatatatatatatatatatatatatatatattagggctgcaacaactaatcgattatgaaaatagttggcgattaatttagtcatcgattcgttggatttttgctatgcgcagaaacgtattctttttttttttataaacctttatttataaactgcagcatgtacaaacagctgagaaacaataatcaaaataagtatggtgccagtatgctgttttttaattatatatatattttagggctgcaactaacaactaacttgataatcgattaatctgtcgattattacttcgattaaacgattaataatcggataaaagagacaaactacatttctatcctttccagtattttattgggggggggggggggggggggggaacagcatactggcaccatacttattttgattattgtttctcagctgtttgtaaattttgcgtttataaaaaataaaaattaaaataaacaaataaaaaaagtagcctctgcgcatgcgcatagcatagacccaacgaatcgatgactaaattaattgccaattATTTGTATAATCActttacaaacttttagatttaTGAATAATGTTGAAGAACCGATTAAGTTCGTAGCTTGAAGTTCCACTGTAACAAAATGAAAGTCATCCACTGtcgttgtctctgtgggtggaggcgtggCCGCCAGCTCAAACACTCAGAAGTTGAAGCTCGTAAAGTAAATGTAAGGTAACGCAGTAGAAATGATCCAGATCGACTCCCAGCATGTTACGACTTTTTCCTTAAGCCATTTCAGACACTTCTTGAAAGATGGATGAAAATCTGTCTGTTACTTTTTCATCTATGAATTATATTTTTGCACTCATTTCTAGTTACCAAAAGCAGATTTAGAgcatagaaaaatatattttgcacgaACAAACATATCTTCCAAattaaaaaacacataaaaaaaaccacaataaaaagtaatttaattaaaagcatttaaaatgacaaaagataaaataataaaataaaaatcattaaaaaaacactaaaatggggggaaaaaaactaattGTGATAAAAAGTCACATTTGGAGTCTGATTACCAGAAGCTGGTTTGGATTTGGACTATAtcttgaaaataaattaaacacaAGCAACAACTACATTTGTTTGAATGAATGTAAATGTGTTTGGGgcggtatattaaaaaaaagaaattggaTTCACTTTTCAGTTTCATCATTCTAAAGGACAGTAGTTCAAGCGTACACACACTGGGTAGTATAATTGTATACTCACATTCGTATTTGTAGTGATATGTACAATTTATAtcaattaatgcattttattctcaCTTATTGTACTAccggtatattttttttttaaagttttgaaTCTTGAGTTTGgaagcactgaatttttctgcactgaacttttttttttttaatgaaaaaataaaaatattttttacataataaaaaatatatgttttaaaattattattatttactaattttatttatttttaaataatttagatTCACTTTTTGGGTTCATCATTGTAAAGAACAGTGGTTCAAGCGTACACACACTAGGTAATATAATTGTGTACTCACATTTGTATTgtagttttatttatactttttatatcaaTTAACGCATTTTATTCTCacttattgtactattttttttaaaagttttgagTCTTGAATTTTgaagcactgaatttttctgcactgaattttttttaatgaaaaaataaatatttttacctattaaaaaaaataaatgttttaaaataattattatttacaaattttatttatttttaaataatttagatTCACTTTTCTGGTTCATCATTCGAAAGTACAGTAGTTCAAGCGTACACACACTAGGTAGTATAATTGTGTACTCAcatttttattgtagttttatttatACTCGTTATATCAATTAATGCATTTTATgcttattatttgtgtatttttttctgtattgttgaAATGCTACACATTTTTTGGGGTGAGGGGAAATTCAAACTAGTGATGTCACTGCCAGAGCATGGAAATATGGCACTGCCctatggatttattttttttacaatgaaaacaacaaaaatttaaattatagccaatatttcaaaaataattcTTACTAATAGTTATATTTGTGTACATTTAATTGTCCTGATCTATATCTTATTGTATAACTGATACCGTACTTGTGATTGTTtccttggttaaaaaaaaaaaaaaaagtaaaaaaacaaaacaactaactATAATAACGAGCCAGACTTTTGAACGACTCCTCAAGATCCGGCTCCCTTTAAAGAGCCACAAATCCCGTCTCTATCGGGGAACCAGTGTTTCAAGCAATCTAAATGTAGACCACACAGCCAATCAGAGAGTACGTTTGTCCAGTTCTCTGATTGGTTCCTGTgcaggcttaaaaaaaaaaagcagagggCGTGTCTGACTGCACGGAAAGCAGTGGTTATTGCACGTTAGTATGGATAATAGCAAACATGCAAACACATTTATTGAGCACAAAATACACTTATATTCGCTCAACCAATTTTATTTTTCGCTtgagtttaatttatttataaaaatatagacaaagtgcttgcaaaatatatattttttgtgctcAAAATCTGCCTTTGTTGCTACCTCAAAATTGAGGCACAAATATAACGCAATACGGATCAGACGCATCATCTGCCTAAGCAGTTGTTCCTTTTCCCTATTTTCAACATTATTAAAGCAATAAAACCATTCTAAAAAATAACGCTGATTCTGAATACTTGAAAAATGGATGAAAACCCGTCCATTACTTTTTGAGTTCTTTTGCTAACGGACAGAGACCAACTGAAATGATTATTATTGATTAAcggaaaataaaatattgtcataAAAAGTTGTCTTTTCGTCTTGGACAGTTCATCTTGTGAATTTCTGTTCTTATTTTCATTActatttaatattaattatttgtaaaagtatatatgtatatgtgtgtgtatatatgtgtgtatatatatatatatatatgtatgtacgtgtatgtaaatatatatgtatgtgtataaatatatgtatgtgtaagtgaatataaaagtgtatatgtatatgtgtgtgtttaggtaaaaatgtgtatgtatgtatatgtgtgtatatgtaagtataagtatacacacatacatactgtatatgtatatctacatatacagtatatatgtgtgtgtataaatatatgtatgtgtaagtgtatataaaagtgtatatgtatgtgtatatgtatatgtgtgtgtataagtaaaaatgtgtatactgtatatgtaagtataaatatacacacatacatacatacatatatatatacatatatatatacacatatatatatatatatatatatatatatatatatatatatatatatatatatatatatatatatatatatatatatatatttacagattTATTATGAGAATCAGAATCATTTAATTGCCAAGTACATTTACACAAACAAGGAATTTGTTAATTTGTTTTGGTGAACTGGTGCAAAAACATGTACTGTAATTAAAGAAATAAGGCCAAAATAGCAAGAACTCaagtaaaattataaaatatctaAGAAGCAATTAACAACATATGAGAAAGATTTTAATTAGTATATTTTATAAAGAATAAGCATAattacaaaaacaaagaaaacacagtATGTACAGAAGGTGTATTGGAATGAAAGAAAAAACATTATttgtaaattatcaaaatatatttagtataattatatatatatatatatatatatatatatatatatatatatatatatatattctactttcattattataatattcatataaatatttattatgtgaCTATGGCATGAGCTATGTCTCCTTACCCAAAATTGCCTCAGCACATGCCCAGTAAAAGGTGCATGGCAGCCCGCAGCCAGCAGGTGGCAGTGTAAGGCATCAGGTCATGTGACTGCTCCAATGTCATTGCAGTAGTTGTGTAAGCGTGTTAttttgtgttagtgtgtgtgtgtgtgtgtgttgggttgCAGTTCAGCCATCAGACCCGCAGGGAGCAATGTTGCTCCATTGTAAAGCgtgaataacaataataaataacaataaatatatgtGGAATATATTAACCGCTTTACGATGTTCGTATTTTATTTGCCGTAGAATAATTGGACATTCATCATAAAGAAGTCATCTTGTACAAAACAATCTGGACAAGTCGTCCATATGCAAATGTTCTTATTCAACTCACCAGTGAGGGGCGGCGAAGACCAGCTCGGCTCCCGGCGCCAGCAGCAACTCAAGAAAGGGGGAGGGGAGGTGGAGTATTGGTTTGTGGGTTTGATTGACAGTTTGTTGTGCGTTATTGCGACACGCCGTCGTCGTCGTGGGCGGCATCCAAATCCACAACAGTCGTTCCTCGACGGGACGCGCTCGCCCCGTCTGCCGCCATCGACGACTGGCTGCCTTTTTTAGCACCTGCAAGACAAGATGGCGACGGGCCCGTTAGGAGACGTATAGaagttcatttgtgtctttataagcaaAGCctcttttgacactgaatttatgcaactccattttgtgtgttttgaattttgtgaactgaatttttttatatcTAATAATACTGACAATTTCATGGAATAAAAATGCGCGcgcaaaaattcagtttgttgaacaatacagtgttttgaaattcattgtgtaaaaattcagtccagaaatatttgttgcttaaaaacttaagactgaagcaatcgatcagcCAATGAGGTGGCATGTTTGTAGTCATGTGACACGTTATGCAccacttcaaacttgacacctcattggctgatcgattgcttcagtcttactTTACTGGAagtggttgaattttttttacatactgtatacttttttttttacactttatttgaacaaacttgtactattttttgaagttttgaaTCTTGGGAGCACTAAAAGTTTTTgcgctgaattttttttatacaatttcttcacactgatttttttttttacacagaatttttatgctgtaattttaaaatacattatttgaaCAAACTTGTACTAACTGTTGAAGTTTTGTGGCACTGAAttgttctgcactgaatttttcttacactgaattttaaaacactgtattttaacacatttatatacattttttttttaaagatttgagTCTTGGGTTCTGAAGGATTTAATTTTTctgcacagaattttttttacactgaatttctttagCACAGAATTTTtcgacactgatttttttttgtcacataATTTTTATGGATGGAATTTTAAAACtctgtatttaaaaaagtgtgtACTAATTTCTGAAGTTTTGAGTACTGAATTGTTTTTGCACAGAATTTTTTCACACTCAATTTTCACACATTGAATTTtgctacacacatttttttttttttttttttaacatacaatttttatacaccaaatttttatacattgcattttaaaatactgtatttaaacAAATTTGTATTAGTTTTTGAAGTTTTTAGTCTTGAGTTTTGGAGCACTgaattttttctgcactgaatttttttaacccaatgatttttttacatttttttttttttacatttttttttaaagtcttgaGTTTTggagcactgatttttttttacactgaatttcttttaCATAATTTACCCCAAATTGTTATACGCCAAgtttttttatacaccaaattttttcacattgatttttttctaaactgattttttacacataattttatactgtgaattttaaaacactgtattttactcATTGTTGAATTTTACTGCACTGAATTtgtattacactgaatttttacacactgaatcttAAAACACTATTTTGACAAATTTGTACAATTTTGTTTAGGTTTTGAGTCCTGAGTTTTGAAGCACTGAATttcttttacataattttttcacactgaatttcaaaactctgtatttaaaaaatgtgtactaATTTCTGAAGTTTTGAGTACTGAAttgtttttgcactgaattttttcacactcaATTTTCAGACATTGAATTTtgctacacacatttttttttttcttacatacaATTTTTATACGCCAAATTTTTATATATGGAattttaaaatactgtatttaaacACATTTGTACTAGTTTTTGAAGTTTTGAGTTTTGGAGCACTgaattttttctgcactgaatttttataaacattgattttttagtttttgtttttttttgtttttttgaagtcTTGAGTTTTGGAGCACTGAATTTTCTGTactgattttttttctcacataATTTTTACACAGAACTTTTTACACTCAATGTTTCTACACTGTTTTTCTTAcacatattttttacactgaatcttaaaacactgtattttaacaaacttgtACTAATTTTTAAAGTTTTGAGTCTTGAGTTTTGGAGCACTGAATtcttctgcactgatttttttaaaacactgtatttaaaaaataaacttgtACTAAGTTCTGaagttttgaatttttttacactcaatttttacactgaattttgctacacagacttttttttttttctccacattttgtatacacaatatttttatacaattaatttttacatactgaattttaaaatactgtGTTTAAACAAATTCCtactatttttttaagttttgagtCTTGAGTTTTGGAGCACTgaattttctgcactgatttttttttttacagagaattttttacacactgaatttttacacatatttttttttacactgaatcttaaaacactgtattttaacaaacgtaCTATCTTTTGAAGTTTTGAGCCTTGAGTTTTAAGCACAGAATTttactgcactgatttttttttaaactgaatttttacacactgaatgttTCTACACTGTTTTTCTTACACAATTTGTATGCACTAAAtcttaaaatactgtattttaacaaaattgCACAAATTTTTGCAGTTTGGAGCCTTGAGTTATGAGCACTGAATTTTACTGCACTGATTTCTTTTACgccaaatttttacacactgaattttaaaaacattgtatttgaacaaactgcattttttgactaattttgctcacaaattttaATGCAATGAAATTGTCGAcataattttatgtaaaaaaaaaaaaatgtagttcacAAAATGAAAACGCATAAAATTCAGTTACCTaatttcagtgtcaaaaaaaaataaaaaaatatatatatataaaaaaaatgtattggctCCACCCCCTTTGTCACCTTGGCCCGCAGTGGAGGAGGCGGGATGCACAGCCAGGACGCtagctccgcctcctcctccgtTGGTCTGTGAGCAGACGTTGGTGTGGCGAGCCGCGGTCTTGTGCTTGTAGTGGTTGCTGTGCAGCTTGTACTTCATCAGGAGGATGAAGATGAAGACGAGGACGGACGCCACGATGATGCCCCCGATGATGATGATCATGGTCCCTCCCAGGAACTGAGGAAGAAGACAccgtaagcaaaaaaaaaaagccccgcAGCACGATGGGGCGGTTCCACCCACCTGATCCCGAATGGAGTGACAACGTCCATACTCGGGCTCGGTGGCGAAGGCCACGCAGCCCACCAGCTTGGTTCCCGTCAACGCCGTGACGCCATCGTCGTAGACGGCCAGAACGCACAGCTCGTAGTCGCGGGAGGACGCCAGGTCGCTCAGCAGGAAGTACTTGTGATTGGCCGGGATCATCCTGGAGGAGGAGGAGTCAGCCGACCTATgtgcacgtgcgtgtgtgtgtgtgtgtgtgtgtgtgtgtgtgtgtgtgtttggatgTCTCACCTGTAGATGAGGATGTCGTCGGCCGAGCTGTTGTACTGGACCTGGTACATGCGCACGCCTGGAATGTGGTTCTGAGGGGGCCACCTGATGAGGGCGGAGCTGGACGTGAGGTCGGAGACGCTGACCCGCTGCTGGTCGGAGCGCGCCTGCCCGCCGCTGATGTTGGACTTGATGGACGTGGGCACGTCCGAAGGCCCGGGGTCGGCCTCCAGTTTGGGGTCGTAGTGCGGCGACGGGTTGACCACCAGCTCCACGGGCGCCGTGGCCTCGCCGGCCGCGTTGGACGCAATGCAGGTGAACTTTCCGGAATCCTGTAAAAGGTCCAAGGACAAGGGGTTGATTAGAGGGCGGCGAAGGGGGAAAAGGTCACCTATGAGGCGCGGGACCTTGACGGAGGCCTTGAGGATGTCTAGGGAGCCGTTCTCATAGCAGACGGTTCTGGAAGTGTTCCCCATCAGCTTCCCTTCGGGGCTGACCCAGTGCGTGGAAGGTTCCGGGTCTCCGATGGACTTACAGCGCAGGCTGACCTCCTGGCCTTCCATCACAAACATCTTGGACGTGTGGCGCGTGATCATGGGCGGCTCGCACACAAACTCCTCCTGCAGCAGAAGAGAGTCGCTCTCGGGTTAGGGTGAGCGGCCACCAGAGGGCGCCTCTTCTTTACCAAAGCTCATCTTTGTGATGCACAAACTTTTCAATATCAATCCATCGAGTCCAGTGATTCTGGCGGtatagcggccgtgccagcaacttgagggttgcaggttcgatccccgcttccgccatcctagtcactgccgttgtgtccttgggcaagacactttacccacctgctcccagtgccacccacactggtttaaatgtaacttagatattgggtttcactatgtaaagcgctttgagtcacttgagaaaaagcgctacataaatgtaattcacttcacttcacttcacttcaaaccgtggtacgcgggctccatctagtggtaggccaaagaatcacttcgcaaaatattcaaacacggtgttactgttcaaactgtgtgcaacgttacatatga from the Nerophis lumbriciformis linkage group LG17, RoL_Nlum_v2.1, whole genome shotgun sequence genome contains:
- the LOC133614488 gene encoding leucine-rich repeat and fibronectin type III domain-containing protein 1-like protein isoform X1, translated to MEATSPLLLLVFVAASWLLPLCSASMLCPKRCTCQNLLPSYTVLCAKTGLLFVPPNVDRQTAELRLMDNFITTLRHRDFANMSSLIHLTLSRNTISQIRPFTFADLQDLHALHLDSNRLTTLDDAHFQGLVNLRHLMLANNQLHSISHGAFQDFLETLEDLDLSYNNLVEVPWETISLLVSVNTLSLDHNLIENVPEGIFSNLHKLARLDMTSNKLKKIPPDPLFLRIPVYAKMKGSPLSALVLSFGGNPLHCNCELMWLRRLTREDDLETCASPKDLAGKYFWTIREEEFVCEPPMITRHTSKMFVMEGQEVSLRCKSIGDPEPSTHWVSPEGKLMGNTSRTVCYENGSLDILKASVKDSGKFTCIASNAAGEATAPVELVVNPSPHYDPKLEADPGPSDVPTSIKSNISGGQARSDQQRVSVSDLTSSSALIRWPPQNHIPGVRMYQVQYNSSADDILIYRMIPANHKYFLLSDLASSRDYELCVLAVYDDGVTALTGTKLVGCVAFATEPEYGRCHSIRDQFLGGTMIIIIGGIIVASVLVFIFILLMKYKLHSNHYKHKTAARHTNVCSQTNGGGGGASVLAVHPASSTAGQGDKGGAKKGSQSSMAADGASASRRGTTVVDLDAAHDDDGVSQ
- the LOC133614488 gene encoding leucine-rich repeat and fibronectin type III domain-containing protein 1-like protein isoform X2, which codes for MEATSPLLLLVFVAASWLLPLCSASMLCPKRCTCQNLLPSYTVLCAKTGLLFVPPNVDRQTAELRLMDNFITTLRHRDFANMSSLIHLTLSRNTISQIRPFTFADLQDLHALHLDSNRLTTLDDAHFQGLVNLRHLMLANNQLHSISHGAFQDFLETLEDLDLSYNNLVEVPWETISLLVSVNTLSLDHNLIENVPEGIFSNLHKLARLDMTSNKLKKIPPDPLFLRIPVYAKMKGSPLSALVLSFGGNPLHCNCELMWLRRLTREDDLETCASPKDLAGKYFWTIREEEFVCEPPMITRHTSKMFVMEGQEVSLRCKSIGDPEPSTHWVSPEGKLMGNTSRTVCYENGSLDILKASVKDSGKFTCIASNAAGEATAPVELVVNPSPHYDPKLEADPGPSDVPTSIKSNISGGQARSDQQRVSVSDLTSSSALIRWPPQNHIPGVRMYQVQYNSSADDILIYRMIPANHKYFLLSDLASSRDYELCVLAVYDDGVTALTGTKLVGCVAFATEPEYGRCHSIRDQFLGGTMIIIIGGIIVASVLVFIFILLMKYKLHSNHYKHKTAARHTNVCSQTNGGGGGASVLAVHPASSTAGQGAKKGSQSSMAADGASASRRGTTVVDLDAAHDDDGVSQ